A stretch of the Panicum virgatum strain AP13 chromosome 9N, P.virgatum_v5, whole genome shotgun sequence genome encodes the following:
- the LOC120689569 gene encoding carbon catabolite repressor protein 4 homolog 1-like yields the protein MLSVVRVHLPSEIPIVGCEITPYVLLRRPDGAVSTDDVPETAPTDGQFMRYRWYRIQSDRKVPICSVHPMEQATIQCLGCLKSKIPVTKSYHCSAKCFSDAWQHHKVLHERASSALNENGAEEEELFGRFGCGGSGVLSTAGSGSLSNFGQSPSVSNGPVPLYPSGTDKNSGETWFEVGRSRTYTPSADDIGHALKFECVAVDSEKRSPVGPPTSIMTSRVIPAPTPTPRRLIQVNGDVLGHLDLDSQTSSLGTFTVLSYNILADAYATSDAYSYCPTWALSWAYRRQNLLREIIGYHADIICLQEVQLNHFEDFFAPELDKHGYQALYKKRTTEVYSGNPMAIDGCATFFRRDKFSHVKKYEVEFNKAAQSLTDAIIPAAQKRVALSRLIKDNIALIAVLEAKFGNHGAENPGKRQLLCVANTHINVHQDLKDVKLWEVHTLLKGLEKIAVSADIPMLVCGDFNSTPGSSPHGLLAVGKVDQLHPDLAIDPLGILRPPSKLNHQLPLVSTYSSFARMVGVGYDLEHQRRRMDPATNEPLFTNCTRDFTGTVDYIFYTADSLTVESLLELLDEESLRKDTALPSPEWSSDHIALLAEFRCKPRIRR from the exons atgcTGAGCGTGGTTCGGGTGCACCTGCCGTCGGAGATCCCGATCGTGGGCTGCGAGATCACGCCCTatgtgctgctgcggcggcctgACGGTGCAGTCTCCACCGACGACGTGCCCGAAACCGCGCCCACCGATGGCCAGTTCATGCGGTACAGATG GTATCGCATACAGAGCGATCGGAAAGTTCCTATCTGCAGTGTACATCCAATGGAACAAGCAACAATTCAGTGCCTCGGTTGTCTCAAGTCAAAAATACCTGTTACTAAGAGCTACCACTGTTCAGCTAAATGCTTCTCTGATGCATGGCAGCACCACAAGGTTTTGCATGAGCGAGCTAGTAGTGCTTTAAATGAAAatggagctgaagaagaggagTTATTTGGTAGATTTGGCTGTGGTGGTTCTGGAGTTCTAAGTACTGCTGGGTCTGGTTCATTGTCAAATTTTGGACAGAGCCCTAGTGTTAGTAATGGGCCTGTGCCTTTGTATCCCTCGGGCACTGATAAGAACTCTGGAGAGACTTGGTTTGAAGTTGGACGTTCGCGGACATATACACCGTCAGCTGATGATATTGGGCATGCACTAAAATTTGAGTGTGTAGCTGTGGATTCAGAAAAAAGGTCTCCAGTGGGGCCTCCGACTTCAATTATGACATCACGTGTAATCCCTGCACCAACTCCCACCCCACGTCGCCTTATCCAAGTGAACGGAGATGTTTTAGGTCACTTGGATTTAGACAGCCAAACTTCATCGCTAGGGACATTCACTGTGTTGTCCTACAATATTCTTGCTGATGCATATGCTACAAGTGATGCATATAGCTACTGCCCAACATGGGCACTTTCCTGGGCTTACAGAAGACAAAACTTGTTGCGTGAAATTATTGGTTATCATGCTGATATCATTTGTCTTCAGGAG GTACAATTAAACCACTTCGAAGATTTTTTTGCACCTGAGCTTGACAAACATGGATATCAGGCGCTTTACAAGAAAAGGACAACAGAG GTGTATTCTGGAAATCCTATGGCCATTGATGGCTGTGCTACCTTTTTCCGCAGAGACAAATTTTCTCATGTTAAAAAATATGAG GTTGAGTTCAATAAGGCTGCACAGTCATTAACAGATGCGATTATTCCCGCTGCTCAGAAACGGGTGGCTTTAAGCCGATTGATTaaa GACAACATTGCACTAATTGCGGTTTTAGAAGCCAAATTTGGTAATCATGGAGCTGAAAATCCTGGTAAAAGGCAGCTCCTTTGTGTG GCAAATACACATATAAATGTCCATCAAGACCTGAAAGATGTGAAGCTTTGGGAG gTTCATACCCTCCTAAAAGGATTGGAGAAGATAGCGGTGAGTGCAGACATTCCTATGTTGGTCTGTGGAGATTTCAATTCAACCCCTGGGAG TTCTCCACATGGGCTTCTTGCAGTGGGTAAGGTTGATCAACTACATCCAGATCTGGCCATAGACCCCCTTGGAATATTACGCCCTCCAAGCAAGTTGAACCATCAGCTTCCTCTG GTCAGTACATATTCTTCTTTTGCAAGAATGGTAGGTGTTGGCTATGATTTAGAGCACCAGCGGAGAAGGATGGACCCAGCAACAAATGAACCGCTCTTCACAAATTGCACAAGAGATTTCACTGGGACTGTCGATTACATATTTTACACAG CGGATTCATTGACAGTGGAGTCGTTATTGGAACTTCTGGATGAGGAAAGCTTAAGAAAAGACACAGCTCTCCCTTCACCTGAGTGGTCATCAGATCACATTGCGCTCTTGGCCGAGTTCCGGTGCAAGCCTAGAATCAGACGGTGA
- the LOC120689568 gene encoding phospholipid-transporting ATPase 3-like isoform X1, with the protein MSARIKDMLRVATARLGGEQAGGGGASSSSSGFARRESTARLGGAGTSFRRQPQPMAPNVRTVYCNDREANAPVGYKGNSVSTTKYSILTFLPKGLFEQFRRVANLYFLMISILSTTPISPVHPVTNVVPLSLVLLVSLIKEAFEDWKRFQNDMSINNAHVDILQGQRWESTPWKRLQVGDIVRIKKDGYFPADLLFLSSTNPDGVCYIETANLDGETNLKIRKALERTWDFVTPEKASGFKGEVQCEQPNNSLYTFTGNLIVDKQTIPLSPNQLLLRGCSLRNTEYIVGAVIFTGHETKVMMNSMNVPSKRSTLEKKLDKLILALFATLFSMCVIGAIGSGVFINEKYFYLGLRGRVEDQFNPKNRFVVTILTMFTLITLYSTIIPISLYVSIEMIKFIQCTQFINNDLHMYHAESDTPALARTSNLNEELGQVEYIFSDKTGTLTRNLMEFFKCSIGGEMYGTGITEIEKGGAERAGIRIDDDEGKRSASAVHEKGFNFYDARIMRGAWRNEPNPEACKEFFRCLAICHTVLPEGEETPEKITYQAASPDEAALVAAAKNFGFFFYRRTPTTVMVRESHVERMGSIQDVPYEILNVLEFNSTRKRQSVVCRFPNGRLVLYCKGADNVVYERLADGNHDMKKTSREHLEQFGSAGLRTLCLAYRDISREQYEIWNEKFVQAKSSLRDRDKKLDEVAELIEKDLILIGCTAIEDKLQEGVPTCIETLSAAGIKIWVLTGDKMETAINIAYACSLVNNDTKQFIISSETDAIREAEDRGDPVEIARVIKDSVKQSLKSFHEEARHSLISTPERKLALIIDGRCLMYALDPTLRVDLLGLSLICHSVVCCRVSPLQKAQVTSLVKKGARKITLSIGDGANDVSMIQAAHVGIGISGQEGMQAVMASDFAIAQFRFLTDLLLVHGRWSYLRLCKVITYFFYKNLTFTLTQFWFTFQTGFSGQRFYDDWNQSLYNVIFTALPVIIVGLFDKDVSASLSKRYPQLYKEGIRNSFFKWRVIAVWGFFAFYQSIVFFYFTASASRHGHGSSGKILGLWDVSTMAFSCVVVTVNLRLLMACNSITRWHYISVAGSIVAWFVFIFIYSAIMTSFDRQENVYFVIYVLMSTFFFYLTLLLVPIIALFGDFLYLSIQRWLFPYDYQIIQEQHRDEPHEYSRVQLPETSHLNPEEARSYMISMLPRESSKHTGFAFDSPGYESFFASQQGVGVPHKAWDVARRASMKQQRAGKS; encoded by the exons ATGAGCGCGCGCATAAAGGATATGCTGCGCGTTGCCACGGCGCGGCTGGGTGGCGAGCAGGCGGGTGGTGGcggggcctcctcctcctcctccggcttcGCGCGCCGGGAGTCCAcggcgcggctcggcggcgcgggcacCAGCTTCCGGAGGCAGCCACAGCCGATGGCGCCCAACGTGCGCACCGTCTACTGCAACGACCGCGAGGCCAACGCGCCCGTCGGTTACAAG GGAAATTCTGTGTCGACTACAAAGTACAGTATCCTGACTTTCTTACCTAAAGGACTATTTGAGCAG TTCAGGCGGGTTGCAAATCTTTACTTTCTAATGATTTCAATCTTGTCAACTACACCTATAAG TCCAGTTCATCCTGTCACTAATGTGGTTCCCTTAAGTCTTGTGCTACTGGTGTCTCTCATCAAGGAAGCCTTTGAGGATTGG AAACGTTTCCAGAATGATATGTCAATTAACAACGCACATGTCGATATATTGCAAGGTCAACGTTGGGAAAGTACTCCATGGAAAAGACTGCAAGTTGGAGATATTGTGAGG ATCAAGAAAGATGGTTATTTCCCTGCTGACTTGCTCTTCCTATCCAGTACAAACCCTGATGGTGTTTGCTACATAGAG ACAGCAAATCTTGATGGGgaaacaaatttgaaaataagGAAGGCTTTGGAGAGAACTTGGGACTTCGTTACTCCTGAAAAGGCTTCTGGGTTCAAAG GTGAAGTGCAGTGTGAACAGCCAAACAATTCACTTTATACATTTACCGGAAACCTTATTGTGGACAAGCAGACTATACCTCTCTCACCAAACCAGTTACTCCTACGG GGATGCAGCCTTCGTAATACAGAATACATTGTTGGGGCTGTCATATTCACTGGGCATGAGACAAAA GTTATGATGAACTCTATGAACGTCCCTTCCAAAAGAAGTACATTGGAAAAAAAGCTAGACAAGCTTATCCTTGCTCTTTTTGCAACCCTCTTCTCAATGTGCGTTATTGGTGCTATTGGAAG TGGTGTGTTTATTAATGAAAAGTACTTCTATCTTGGATTGCGTGGGAGGGTGGAGGACCAGTTCAATCCTAAAAACAGATTCGTG GTGACCATTTTAACGATGTTTACTCTAATAACTCTATACTCAACGATCATCCCAATTTCTCTTTATGTGTCCATTGAG ATGATCAAATTCATCCAGTGCACACAATTCATTAACAATGATCTTCACATGTACCATGCTGAGAGTGACACCCCCGCTTTGGCAAGGACTTCTAATCTTAATGAGGAGCTTGGGCAG GTTGAATATATATTTTCTGACAAAACTGGAACGCTTACAAGAAATCTGATGGAATTCTTTAAATGCTCTATTGGTGGAGAAATGTATGGAACTGGCATTACAGAGATTGAGAAAGGAGGAGCAGAGCGGGCTGGAATCAGAATCGACGATGATGAG GGTAAAAGATCAGCCAGTGCAGTTCATGAGAAAGGATTTAACTTCTATGACGCTAGAATCATGCGTGGTGCGTGGAGAAATGAACCTAATCCTGAAGCTTGCAAG gAATTCTTCAGATGCCTTGCAATCTGTCATACAGTTCTTCCAGAGGGTGAGGAGACACCGGAAAAGATCACTTACCAAGCTGCCTCACCAGATGAGGCTGCActtgttgctgctgctaagAATTTTGGTTTCTTCTTTTACAG GCGTACACCAACAACAGTTATGGTACGTGAATCACATGTTGAAAGGATGGGGAGTATACAAGATGTTCCATATGAAATTCTGAATGTTCTGGAATTCAACAG TACGAGAAAGCGGCAATCGGTGGTTTGTCGTTTCCCAAATGGAAGACTTGTTCTCTATTGCAAG GGTGCTGATAATGTTGTATATGAACGATTGGCTGATGGAAATCATGATATGAAAAAGACGAGCAGAGAGCATCTGGAGCAATTTGGTTCTGCTGGTTTGCGTACACTTTGCCTTGCCTATCGGGATATTAGCAGGGAGCAATATGAAATCTGGAATGAGAAGTTTGTTCAAGCAAAGTCATCTTTACGAGATCGTGACAAGAAACTCGATGAG GTGGCTGAATTGATTGAAAAAGACCTTATATTGATAGGGTGCACGGCTATAGAGGACAAACTACAAGAAGGGGTGCCAACCTGCATTGAAACTCTCTCTGCAGCTGGCATAAAAATTTGGGTGTTAACTGGAGATAAGATGGAAACAGCAATTAACATTGCATATG CATGCAGCTTGGTAAACAATGACACCAAACAGTTCATCATTAGTTCAGAGACAGATGCTATTAGGGAAGCTGAAGACAGG GGTGACCCTGTGGAAATTGCGCGTGTTATCAAAGACTCAGTAAAACAGAGTCTGAAAAGCTTCCATGAGGAAGCCCGTCATTCTTTAATTAGCACCCCTGAAAGAAAATTGGCTCTCATTATTGATGGTAGATGCCTGATGTATGCACTGGACCCAACTCTTCGTGTGGATCTTCTCGGATTGAGTCTAATTTGCCACTCAGTTGTATGTTGCCGAGTTTCTCCACTGCAGAAGGCACAG GTTACAAGCTTAGTTAAGAAGGGCGCTCGAAAAATAACTCTCAGCATTGGCGATGGTGCTAATGATGTGAGTATGATTCAAGCTGCTCATGTTGGGATTGGCATTAGTGGCCAAGAAGGAATGCAAGCTGTTATGGCTAGTGACTTTGCCATTGCACAGTTTCGCTTTCTTACTGATTTGCTTCTTGTACACGGGCGGTGGTCTTACTTGAGACTGTGCAAG GTTATCACATACTTCTTCTACAAGAATCTGACATTTACACTAACTCAGTTCTGGTTCACTTTCCAAACTGGTTTTTCTGGTCAGCGATTTTATGATGACTGGAACCAGTCTCTATATAATGTTATTTTCACGGCACTACCTGTAATTATAGTTGGATTGTTTGATAAG GATGTGAGTGCATCGCTGTCGAAAAGGTACCCTCAGCTTTACAAAGAAGGAATCAGGAATTCATTCTTCAAGTGGAGAGTGATTGCAGTGTGGGGTTTCTTTGCTTTCTATCAGTCAATTGTGTTTTTTTACTTCACTGCATCTGCGAGCCGGCATGGTCACGGTTCATCTGGCAAGATTCTTGGCCTATGGGATGTTAGCACTATGGCCTTTTCTTGTGTTGTGGTGACTGTGAACCTCCGCCTTCTCATGGCATGCAACTCTATAACGAGATGGCATTATATAAGTGTGGCAGGCAGTATAGTAGCCTGGTTTGTGTTTATTTTCATATACTCTGCGATAATGACATCGTTTGACAGACAG GAAAATGTGTATTTTGTGATTTATGTTCTGATGAGCAC